TCCTGCGCGCACGGCGTGTGCGGCTCGGACGCGATGCGGATCAACGGCGTGAACCGGCTGGCGTGCAAGGTGCTGATGCGCGACCTGCTGCCCACCCAGAAGAACGGGAAGGGGCCGGGCAAGGCGCTCACCATCACGGTCGAGCCGATTCGCGGGTTGCCCGTGGAGAAGGACCTGGTGGTTGACATGGAGCCGTTCTTCGACGCCTACCGTGCTATCAAGCCTTACCTGATCACGACCGGCAACCCGCCGACCCGGGAACGCATTCAGAGCCCGACCGACCGGGCCCGCTACGACGACACCACCAAGTGCATCCTCTGCGCGTGCTGCACCACCAGCTGCCCGGTGTTCTGGAGCGAAGGCACCTACTTCGGGCCGGCCGCGATCGTCAACGCCCACCGGTTCATCTTCGACAGCCGCGACGAGGCCGCCGGTGAACGCCTGGACATCCTCAACGAGGTCGACGGCGTTTGGCGCTGTCGCACCACGTTCAACTGCACGGAGTCCTGCCCGCGCGGCATTCAGGTAACCAAGGCAATCCAAGAGGTCAAGCGCGCGCTGATGTTCTCGCGCTGAGCGTGCCGGCGTTGTACTCGAGCAGGACATCGCCGACCACCAGCAACCAGGCCTGCTCGTCGATGCACAACCGACTGGCGGTGAGCACCACCCGGTCGGGATCACCGGGCAGCAGGGACGCCGCGAACAACCGGCCGGTGTGCATATCGAAGCTGGCGAGCTGCCGCGCGACCACGTCCGCCACGCTGCCGCCGGGCGGCTCCACGCCCCACGACCAGCCGCCCCCGGGTCGCGTCATCCACACGTTGAGCCGTGATTCGAACACGGTGCCGAGATCGGGGTGAGCGGCGAAGACGGCTTCGATCGCGGCCCGCATCCGTCCCTGGTCCAGGCGCGCTTCGGACACCAGCACCTCGGTGTGGGTCGCCGGTTCGATGTCCTCCAGTCGAGGTGGCTCGTCAAAGAAGCAATACGTCATGAGCACACCCTCGGCGGAGATTCTTGGAGGATTCTTGACAAGTTCTGGTCACACTCGCCCACACCGCGTCGTCTGAGGGGTATGACACAGAAAACTCGCATCGAGCCCCTACCGCCCCAACGCGCCGGCCTGATGACCCGGGCCATGTACCGATTCGCCAAACGCCGCTTCGGCCAGGTTCCCGAACCGTTCGCCGTGACCGCACATCATCGCAAGCTGCTGGTCGCCGGTGCCGTGCACGAGACGATGGTCGAGCGGGCCTGCCGGACGCTGCCCGCCAGCGTGCGCGAGCTCGCGGTGTTCTGGACTGCCCGCGCGATCGGCTGTTCCTGGTGCGTGGACTTCGGAGCCATGTTGCAGCGCCTGGACGGCCTGGACATCCAGCGGCTCCAGGAGATCGACGACTACGCCACCTCCGCGGCATTCACCGACGACGAGCGCGCCGCCATCGCCTACGCCGACGCGCTGACCACCGACCCGCACACCGTCACCGACGAACAGGTCGAAGGTCTGCGGGCTCGTTTCGGCGATGCCGGGGTGATCGAGCTGACGTATCAGATCGGGCTGGAGAACATGCGGGCCCGGATGAACTCCGCGCTGGGCATCACCGAGCAGGGCTTCAATTCCGGTGATAGCTGCCGCATTCCGTGGGCGACCGGATAGCCGGCCACTCAGGCGATGCTCTCCTGGTGGATCAGCTGCGGCGTGGGATCCAGCCGCGCCACCTGAAAATACCTGGCGGCCATCGGTTTTCCGGCTCCGTTCAGGTTCAGGATCTGGAAACCCCGGTGATAGAAGTCTTCGTGCCGGCCGAGCTGGAGGTCCGGCCGCTTAAGGGGTACCGGAAAGTCGACGGCATAGGGTCGGTCGCGGACGTTGACCGGTATCGCCGCGTGGCCGCAGCAACGCCCCTTCGGCAGCGTCCGCAAGGTCGCCGCGTCGGCGCCGAGGTCCGCCGGCCAGCCGGGCGGTACATAGTCGTCGGCGAAGATCCCGAGGTTGTGCTCGTGGCCCCAGAACCACGCCGCCACGTGCTGCCCGAACAGCGGGCCGACCTGACGCCACAGGTCGGTGTCGACCCAGCCGCGGTGGAGATCGGTCGGATCGGGGCGGATGCCACCGCCGCCGGCGGCCTGTTGCCGTTGTGCGCGCCCGACCTCCCATCGCGCCGAGTACAGCTGATGGTGGGACAACAACACCGAGCGACCGGGAAACGAGGTCGCGTGCCGAATGTGCCAGTCGACTTCGTCGTCGCGCAACCGCACCATCGCTGGCTGCGGCACCGACAACGTGACCGCGGGTGAATCGGGATCAAGCGGAATTTCGGGGTGGCGGCGGTGCAGTACCGCAAGCACCGCCCGCTGCGCCTCGATGGGCATGCTGATGGTGTGGCCGTAGAAGCCGGTATCCATTCCCAGGAACTGCCACCCGTCGTCGGCCGAGCGCAGCGCGAAATAGCTGGCTCGCTGGCGCTGGTCCGGTGTCATCCGCAACGCTGGGCCGTCCAGCGCCGCGAGGTAGGCGTGCGCGCCGGTGAAGTACTCGTGATTGCCCGGCACCCCGAATATCGGTGCGCGGTGGCCGGTCGCGGTGAACACCGACTCGAACAACCCGACAAAGCGGTGGTCGAACTCGAAGGCGGTTCCCGAGTAGTAGACGTCTCCAAGGTGCAGAATCGCGTCCGGCCGAAACGACAGCGCGGCAACCAGCGTCGCCGCCGCCAGGTCGGTGCCGGTGCCGACGTCACCGACGACGGCGATCGTCGCGTCGGCGGGCAGCCGCCATTCGATCAACCCGAAGTCGACATCGCCGTTTCCTGCCTCCGGTGCTTGCCAGCAGCGGTAGGCCGGGGCGCCGGGTAGGTGGTACGGATACTCGGCGTAGTACTCAAAGTACTTCTCCCCCAGCTGATCTAGCGCCGAGTCCTGGCGCGCAAAGGTGCTGAGCTGCTGGCGAAGTTCGGCCGTCAGCACGGGATCATCGTTCAGCCGCGAGTGCGCGAGCCGCTGGTGAAGTTCGGAGAGGTAGGCGATGATGTCCGGATCCCGGTGGGCGGGCCCGGCACGGCGCGGCCGGCGGACCGGACGGCCGGATTCCAGCGCCCGAACATGCCGATCGATGCCGGCCAGTGTGGGGTTGGCGGCCCAGTCGAGATCGGCTGTGCGGCCGGCGGTGCCGCCGAGTACCTCGGCGGCGGCAGAACGCCACAGTGCGGCATGGAGATTTTCCGAATACGCCGTCGTAGGGTCCGGCACCACCCCGATTGTAGGGAGCCCGGGACGGTTTCCGGCTCGCGCCGTAATAGGTAAGTCCTATCAGCCTTTTCGCAGCGGAGACCCGGTGAACTTATCCGGGTTGGCGATATCCCATAGCGCGCAGACCTTTCCGTCGCGCACGGTGACGGCGGTGATTCGCGGCAGCATATGTCGGTATCCCTCGCTGGCGGGGCAGCCGGCGGTGTAGATGCCGAGTTCGCCGTTGACCAAACCTAATTCATACGCCGTATACATCGAAGGGCCATACCGTTGTGCCAGACCGAGCATGAAGCGGACCACCTTGTCAGCTCCGTGGATGACCTGGACAGCCGTCGGCGCCTTGCCGTTCGAGTCGCCGGTGAACGTGACGTCGGGATGCAGCAGCGACACCACAGTGTCCAGGTCGCCTTCCGACATGGCGGCCAACAGCCGGCCGACCACCTCGTTGTGCGACGGGTCAGGCCGCGGCGGCGGGTCGGCCGCGACCGCCTTGCGGGCCCGCGAAGCCAGTTGCCGCGCGGCTACTTCGGTGGTGCCCAGCACCTCGGCCACCTCCGAGAACGGCAGCGAGAACCCGTCGTGCAACACGAACGCGACCCGCTGATCCGGTGACAGCCGCTCTAGGACCACCATCGCCGCGAACCGGGCATCCTCGTCGGCCACCACGGCGTTGAGCGGATCGGCGCGGTCGAGGCCGGTGACCACCGGCTCTGGCAACCAGTTGCCCGTGTATGTCTCGCGCCGGTGGGCGGCCGACCGGAGCCGGTCCAGCCCCAATCGGCTGACCACGGTGGTCAGCCAGGCCCGCAAGTCGGTGATCGGCGCATCCTGCTTGTCCCAGCGCAGCCAGGCCTCCTGGACGATGTCCTCGGCATCGAACACCGTGCCCATCAGCCGGTAGGCGACGGCCATCAGGTGCGGCCGCAGCTCCTCGAAATCGCTGACCTGTGTCGAGGCCATGCCCAGAGCCTATGCGCAGTCGGGCAACCTCCGTGCAGGCATGCACAACCCGCATCCCGTCCGTGCCAGCACAGTGGAGGCATGACGGGGCGACTAGCTGACAAAGTGGCGTTCATTACCGGTGCCGCGCGCGGTCAGGGCCGCGCACACGCCGTCCGATTCGCCGAGGAGGGCGCGGACATCATCGCGGTGGATATCTGTCGGCAACTCGACACCGTCGCCTACCCGATGAGCTGCCCCGAGGATCTGGACGAGACGGTCAACCTGGTGGAGAAGACCGGCCGTCGGATCGTCGCCGCCCAGGCCGACGTCCGCGATGTCGCCCGGCTGCAGGCGGTGCTGGCCGACGCGGTGGCCGAACTCGGCCGGCTGGACTTCGTCCTCGCGAACGCCGGAGTCATGCCCGGTATCGGACTCGCTCGGCCGACGGCGAGTGCATTCAATGAGGCGATCGACATCATGCTCAACGGCGTCTACTCGACGATCGAGGCCGCCCTGCCTCATCTGCTCCGGCACGGCGACGGCGGGGCCATCGTGATCACCAGCTCGGCGGCGGGTTTCAAATCGCTCGGCGCCAGTTTCGAGGCGCACAACCCCGGGCTGGCTGGCTACACGGCCGCCAAACACGGCGCCATCGGATTGATGCGCTATTACGCCACCACATTGGCGGAGAAGGAGATTCGGGTGAACTCCGTCCATCCGACCGCGGTGGCGACGCCGATGATCCAGAACCAGGCCGCCGGAGCATTTCTCGGCGAGCACCCCGAACTAGCGACGATGCTCAGCAACCTGCTGCCGGTTTCGCTGATCCCCGTCGAGGACGTCACCGAGGCGATGCTCTATCTGTGCGCCGGGTCGGGTCGCTACATCACCGGCACGACGCTGTGTGTGGACGCGGGGATACTAGTCAAGTGATTTCGATCCAGCACTAGGCTCGAGAGCACGATGACTGACAACCTTTGGCTGCACTTCACCCGGCACGGCCCAGAATTCACGCCGCCGATCATCACGCGCGGCGAGGGCGTCACGATCTACGATGACCGCGGCAAGAGCTACCTGGACGGGCTATCCGGGTTGTTCACCGTCCAGGTCGGCCACGGCCGCACCGAACTGGCCGAGGCCGCGGCCCGGCAGGCGAGCACGTTGGCGTTCTTCCCGGTGTGGGGCTACGCCACCCCGACCGCGATCGAGCTCGCCGAGCGATTGGCGCACTACGCCCCCGGCGACCTGAACCGGGTCTTTTTCACCACCGGCGGCACCGAGGCTGTCGAGACCGCATGGAAAGTCGCCAAGCAGTATTTCAAGCTCACCGGCAAACCCGGGAAACACAAAGTGATTTCGCGTGCGGTCGCCTACCACGGCACCACGCAGGGCGCGCTGGCGATCACCGGGTTGCCGCGCTTCAAGGAGCCGTTCGAGCCGGTGACCCCCGGCGGCTTCCGGGTGCCCAATACGAACTTCTACCGCGCGCCGGAACCGTTCAACACCGACGCCAAAGCCTTCGGCAAGTGGGCCGCCGACCGCATCGCCGAGGCAATCGAGTTCGAGGGACCGTCGACCGTGGCGGCGGTGTTCTTGGAACCGGTGCAAAACGCCGGCGGCAGCATCACCGCTCCCCCAGGCTATTTCGAGCGGGTTCGCGAGATCTGCGACGAGTACGACGTGCTGCTGGTCTCCGACGAGGTGATCTGTGCCTTCGGCCGGATCGGCTCGATGTTTGCCTGTGACGACATCGGCTACGTACCCGACATGATCACCTGCGCCAAGGGCATGACGTCGGGGTACTCGCCGATCGGTGCGATGATCGCCAGCGAGCGATTGTTCGAGCCGTTCAACGACGGCGCGACGATGTTCCCGCACGGGTATACCTTTGGCGGCCATCCTGTTTCGGCGGCGGTCGGGTTGGCCAACCTCGACATCTTCGAGCGCGAGGGAATCACCGACCACGTCAAGACCAACGCGCCGGCCTTCCGGACAACCTTGGAGAAGCTCTACGACCTGCCAATCGTCGGCGACGTCCGCGGCGAGGGATATTTCTACGGCATCGAGCTGGTGCAGGACCAGGCCACCAAGCAGACGTTTACCGACGACGAACGCCGAGCCCTGTTGGGCCAGGTGTCGAAGGCGCTTTTCGAGGCCGGGTTGTATTGCCGCACCGACGACCGTGGGGATTCGGTCATTCAGCTGGCGCCGCCGCTGATCAGCGGTCAGGCCGAGTTCGACACGATCGAGTCGATCCTGCGTGGCGTGCTCAGCGAGGTTTGGCAGCGGTTCTAGACCCGGCGAAGCCGGGGCGCAGCGGCCGCGACCTCAACGATGCAGCGCGGCTTTAGCGGTGCCGGTGGCCATCACCAGCTGGCGCGCGTGCGCCGCGCTGGGGTTGTTCACGAACCGCGACAGCGAGTTGCACAGCCAGGCAAGCGCGGAACGCGCCTCGGGGTCGGTGGTGGCGTCGCGGTGCATCTGCAGCTCGGCCAGGACCTTGTCGAGCCCGGTGCGGCGCACCTGAGTCGATTTCTCCACCTGCTTGAACAGCTGTTCGAGCGACCGCGGCGCGCTACCCGCTCCGTCGCTGCCGCCGCGGTTGCGCCGCCACTTCGACCACAATCGCTCGTTTGGAATCGCGCACCCTTTCCGACGTCGCCGGCTATTGACCCCTGCCAGCGTAGTGCGTCGCAGAGACGGCCGCCGGGAACACGACAGTCGTAACATCTGCCCCAGTAGTCACAGCGCGGCTCCCGCGGATTGGGCGCCCCATCGCCTAGTCTGCACAGTTGATGAGCCTCTCACGTTCTGCATCATGCCTGGCAGTGGCCCTTTTTGTGGCCGCCGCCCCGGCCGTGTCGGGCGCGCCGGCCGCGCTCGCGGAGCCCAACCCGGGACCCGACGCCGGGGCACCCAGTTGCCCGTACCGCGTCAACACCCCGCCCGCGGTCGACTCCTCGGAGGCCCCGCAAGCCGGTGATCCGCCCATTCCGCTGGCCGTGCCACCCAAGCCGGTGGGCGGTGACGCCCTGTCCAGTTGCGGCATCGTCACCGCGCCGGACACTCCACCGCTACCCACCGACATCTCCGCGGAGGCCTGGCTGGTCGCGGACCTGGACACCGGGGCGGTGCTCGCCGCCAAGGACCCGCACGGGCGGCATCGCCCCGCCAGCATCATCAAGGTGCTGATCGCGATGGCGGCGCTCAACGCGCTGCCGCTGAACAAGTCGGTGACGGGAACCTCGGATGACGCGGCCGCCGAGGGCACCAAGGTGGGCGTCGACGATGGCGGGGTCTATACGGTCAACCAGCTGCTGCACGGACTGCTGATGCACTCCGGCAACGACGCGGCGCACGCGCTGGCCATGCAGCTGGGCGGGATGCAGCAGGCGCTGGAGAAGATCAACGTGCTGGCCGCTAAGCTCGGCGGCCGCGACACCCGGGTGGCCACGCCGTCGGGGCTGGACGGGCCCGGCATGAGCACCTCGGCCTACGACATCGGCCTGTTCTACCGATATGCCTGGCAGAACCCGACTTTCGCCGACATCGTCGCAACCCGGACCTTCGACTTCCCCGGCCACGGCGACCACCCGGGCTACGAGCTGGAAAACGACAACCAGCTGCTCTACAAGTATCCGGGAGCGCTGGGCGGCAAGACCGGCTACACCGACGACGCCGGCCAGACGTTCGTCGGCGCGGCCAACCACGACGGCCGCCGGCTGGTCGCGGTGCTGCTGCACGGCACCCGGCAGCCGATCGCCCCGTGGGAGCAGGCGGCGCACCTGCTGGACTACGGCTTCGCCACCCCGCAGGGCACGCAGATCGGTGGGCTGATCGAACCCGACCCGTCGCTGATTCCCAAGCAGGACAGCGCTGCTGATCGCCGCGCTAATGGCGCCCAGGCGGCCAACCTACTGCCGGCGGCTGACGCGTTGCCGGTGCGGGTGGGTGTGGGCATCATCGGCGCCATCATCGTGTTCGCATTGATCATGGTCGCGCGGTCAATGAACCGGCGGCCCCAACACCAGCACCGTTGATTGCGGGGGCGCGCGTTGGGCTGACCGGCGCCAGCGTCGGTCTCAGCTACGGGTACGACCTGTCCATCATCGCGGGCGCGCAGCTGTTCGTCACCGAGGATTTCGGGCTCACGACCGGCCAGCAAGAGCTGCTGACGACGATGGCCGTGATCGGCCAGATCGCGGGCGCGCTCGGCGCCGGCGTGCTGGCCAACGCGATCGGTCGGCAACGGTCGCTGGTGCTGATCCTGGTCGGCTATGCGGTCTTCGCGTTGCTCGGCGCGTTCTCGGTCGCCCTGCCGATGCTGCTGGCCGCGCGGCTGTTGCTGGGGCTGACCATCGGCGTGATGGTGGTGGTCGTCCCGGTCTACGTGGCGGAGTCGGCGCCGCCGGCGGTGCGCGGCGCGCTGCTGACCACCTACCAGCTGGCCATCGTCAGCGGGCTGATCCTCGGATACCTCGCCGGTTACCTGCTGGCCGGTACGCACAGCTGGCGGTGGATGCTGGGACTGGCCGCCGCGCCGGCACTATTGTTAGTGCCGTTGGCAATTCGACTTCCCGACACCGCGCGGTGGTATCTGATGAAGGGGCGGGTCGAGGACGCCCGCCGTGCGCTGCTGCGGGTCGAGCCCGCCGCGGACGCCGATGCGGAACTCGCCGAAATCGGCCGTGCCGCGCGCGAAGGCTCCCCGGGTTTCAAAGGCGGCATCTCCGAGATGCTGCGGCCACCGTACTTGCGGGCCACCGTGTTCGTGGTCACCCTCGGCTTCCTGATCCAGATCACCGGCATCAACGCGATCATCTACTACAGCCCCCGCATCTTCGAGGCCATGGGATTCACCGGCAATTTCGCGCTGCTGGCTCTGCCGGCACTGGTGCAAGTTGCCGGGCTGGCCGCGGTGGGCGCGGCACTGACCCTGGTCGATCGGGTGGGACGGCGGCCAATCCTGTTGTGCGGCATCGCGATGATGATCGTCGCAGATCTGGTGCTGACGCTCGTGTTCGGTCGTGGCTTCGGCGGCGCGATCCTCGGGTTCGCCGGCATCCTGCTGTTCATCGTCGGCTACACACTGGGTTTCGGTTCCCTGGGCTGGGTGTATGCCAGCGAGAGCTTTCCCACCCGGCTGCGCTCCCTCGGGTCGAGCACCATGCTCACCGCTAACCTGCTGGCCAATGCGATCGTCGCGGCAGTCTTCCTGACCATGCTGCATTCACTCGGTGGCGCAGGGACTTTCACGGTGTTCGGCGCGCTGGCCGTCGCGGCGTTCGGCTTTGTCTACCGGTACGCCCCGGAGACAAAAGGACGCCAGCTCGAGGAGATCAGGCACTTCTGGGAAAACGGTGGACGTTGGGAGGAGCCATGCCCCTGATTCGCGCCGACGCCGTGGCCCTGCACGGCCGGATCTGCCGACCCGGCTGGATAGGGGTCGCCGACGGACGGGTCCGTGGCTGCGGAGACGGTGCGGCACCGGGCCCGCCCGACCACGATTTCACGGATTGCCTTGTGGTGCCAGGGTTTATCGACATGCATGTGCACGGCGGCGGTGGCGCCTCCTACCTGGACGCCGAGCAGGTAGCCGATGCCGCCACGTTTCACCTACGGCACGGGACTACCACGACGCTGGCCAGCCTGGTCACCGCCTCGCCCGAGGAGCTGATCGCCGGAGTCCGCGCCCTTGCCGACGCGACCCGCGCGGGCGTCGTCGCGGGCATTCATCTGGAGGGGCCGTGGCTGTCCGCGGCGCGGTGCGGCGCCCACGACGCCACCCAGATGCGCGACCCCGCTCCCGGCGAGCTCGACGACGTCCTGACCGCCGGCGCGGGAACGATCCGCATGGTCACGCTGGCCCCCGAACGCCGCGGCAGCGCCGAGGCGATCCGCCGTTTCGTTGACGCGGGTGTGGTTGTGGCCGTGGGGCATACCGCCGCCAACTACGAGCAGACCCAGCAGGCGATCGCGCTGGGCGCCACGGTCGGCACGCATCTGTTCAACGCAATGCCCTCCCTGCACCACCGCGACCCGGGCCCCGTGCTCGCGCTGCTCGAGCATCCCGACGTCACCGTCGAAGTGATCGCCGACGGCGTGCACGTGCATCCCGCCATGGTGGGTGCCGTCATCCGGACCGCCGGCCCCGACCGCGTCGCGCTGATCACCGACGCCATTGCCGCGGCCGGCTGCGCAGACGGAGCG
This Mycobacterium simiae DNA region includes the following protein-coding sequences:
- a CDS encoding sigma-70 family RNA polymerase sigma factor → MASTQVSDFEELRPHLMAVAYRLMGTVFDAEDIVQEAWLRWDKQDAPITDLRAWLTTVVSRLGLDRLRSAAHRRETYTGNWLPEPVVTGLDRADPLNAVVADEDARFAAMVVLERLSPDQRVAFVLHDGFSLPFSEVAEVLGTTEVAARQLASRARKAVAADPPPRPDPSHNEVVGRLLAAMSEGDLDTVVSLLHPDVTFTGDSNGKAPTAVQVIHGADKVVRFMLGLAQRYGPSMYTAYELGLVNGELGIYTAGCPASEGYRHMLPRITAVTVRDGKVCALWDIANPDKFTGSPLRKG
- the nagA gene encoding N-acetylglucosamine-6-phosphate deacetylase — protein: MPLIRADAVALHGRICRPGWIGVADGRVRGCGDGAAPGPPDHDFTDCLVVPGFIDMHVHGGGGASYLDAEQVADAATFHLRHGTTTTLASLVTASPEELIAGVRALADATRAGVVAGIHLEGPWLSAARCGAHDATQMRDPAPGELDDVLTAGAGTIRMVTLAPERRGSAEAIRRFVDAGVVVAVGHTAANYEQTQQAIALGATVGTHLFNAMPSLHHRDPGPVLALLEHPDVTVEVIADGVHVHPAMVGAVIRTAGPDRVALITDAIAAAGCADGAYRLGAVPIEVDSGVARVSSTSTIAGSTATMDRLFRAVAQTGPDPDAALADAVRMTSATPARALGLDRVGALRDGYAADLVVLDRELRVTAVMVRGNWR
- a CDS encoding D-alanyl-D-alanine carboxypeptidase family protein, coding for MSLSRSASCLAVALFVAAAPAVSGAPAALAEPNPGPDAGAPSCPYRVNTPPAVDSSEAPQAGDPPIPLAVPPKPVGGDALSSCGIVTAPDTPPLPTDISAEAWLVADLDTGAVLAAKDPHGRHRPASIIKVLIAMAALNALPLNKSVTGTSDDAAAEGTKVGVDDGGVYTVNQLLHGLLMHSGNDAAHALAMQLGGMQQALEKINVLAAKLGGRDTRVATPSGLDGPGMSTSAYDIGLFYRYAWQNPTFADIVATRTFDFPGHGDHPGYELENDNQLLYKYPGALGGKTGYTDDAGQTFVGAANHDGRRLVAVLLHGTRQPIAPWEQAAHLLDYGFATPQGTQIGGLIEPDPSLIPKQDSAADRRANGAQAANLLPAADALPVRVGVGIIGAIIVFALIMVARSMNRRPQHQHR
- a CDS encoding condensation domain-containing protein, which gives rise to MTYCFFDEPPRLEDIEPATHTEVLVSEARLDQGRMRAAIEAVFAAHPDLGTVFESRLNVWMTRPGGGWSWGVEPPGGSVADVVARQLASFDMHTGRLFAASLLPGDPDRVVLTASRLCIDEQAWLLVVGDVLLEYNAGTLSARTSARA
- a CDS encoding metallophosphoesterase family protein, giving the protein MPDPTTAYSENLHAALWRSAAAEVLGGTAGRTADLDWAANPTLAGIDRHVRALESGRPVRRPRRAGPAHRDPDIIAYLSELHQRLAHSRLNDDPVLTAELRQQLSTFARQDSALDQLGEKYFEYYAEYPYHLPGAPAYRCWQAPEAGNGDVDFGLIEWRLPADATIAVVGDVGTGTDLAAATLVAALSFRPDAILHLGDVYYSGTAFEFDHRFVGLFESVFTATGHRAPIFGVPGNHEYFTGAHAYLAALDGPALRMTPDQRQRASYFALRSADDGWQFLGMDTGFYGHTISMPIEAQRAVLAVLHRRHPEIPLDPDSPAVTLSVPQPAMVRLRDDEVDWHIRHATSFPGRSVLLSHHQLYSARWEVGRAQRQQAAGGGGIRPDPTDLHRGWVDTDLWRQVGPLFGQHVAAWFWGHEHNLGIFADDYVPPGWPADLGADAATLRTLPKGRCCGHAAIPVNVRDRPYAVDFPVPLKRPDLQLGRHEDFYHRGFQILNLNGAGKPMAARYFQVARLDPTPQLIHQESIA
- a CDS encoding mycofactocin-coupled SDR family oxidoreductase, translated to MTGRLADKVAFITGAARGQGRAHAVRFAEEGADIIAVDICRQLDTVAYPMSCPEDLDETVNLVEKTGRRIVAAQADVRDVARLQAVLADAVAELGRLDFVLANAGVMPGIGLARPTASAFNEAIDIMLNGVYSTIEAALPHLLRHGDGGAIVITSSAAGFKSLGASFEAHNPGLAGYTAAKHGAIGLMRYYATTLAEKEIRVNSVHPTAVATPMIQNQAAGAFLGEHPELATMLSNLLPVSLIPVEDVTEAMLYLCAGSGRYITGTTLCVDAGILVK
- a CDS encoding aspartate aminotransferase family protein, whose product is MTDNLWLHFTRHGPEFTPPIITRGEGVTIYDDRGKSYLDGLSGLFTVQVGHGRTELAEAAARQASTLAFFPVWGYATPTAIELAERLAHYAPGDLNRVFFTTGGTEAVETAWKVAKQYFKLTGKPGKHKVISRAVAYHGTTQGALAITGLPRFKEPFEPVTPGGFRVPNTNFYRAPEPFNTDAKAFGKWAADRIAEAIEFEGPSTVAAVFLEPVQNAGGSITAPPGYFERVREICDEYDVLLVSDEVICAFGRIGSMFACDDIGYVPDMITCAKGMTSGYSPIGAMIASERLFEPFNDGATMFPHGYTFGGHPVSAAVGLANLDIFEREGITDHVKTNAPAFRTTLEKLYDLPIVGDVRGEGYFYGIELVQDQATKQTFTDDERRALLGQVSKALFEAGLYCRTDDRGDSVIQLAPPLISGQAEFDTIESILRGVLSEVWQRF
- a CDS encoding sugar porter family MFS transporter, which codes for MIAGARVGLTGASVGLSYGYDLSIIAGAQLFVTEDFGLTTGQQELLTTMAVIGQIAGALGAGVLANAIGRQRSLVLILVGYAVFALLGAFSVALPMLLAARLLLGLTIGVMVVVVPVYVAESAPPAVRGALLTTYQLAIVSGLILGYLAGYLLAGTHSWRWMLGLAAAPALLLVPLAIRLPDTARWYLMKGRVEDARRALLRVEPAADADAELAEIGRAAREGSPGFKGGISEMLRPPYLRATVFVVTLGFLIQITGINAIIYYSPRIFEAMGFTGNFALLALPALVQVAGLAAVGAALTLVDRVGRRPILLCGIAMMIVADLVLTLVFGRGFGGAILGFAGILLFIVGYTLGFGSLGWVYASESFPTRLRSLGSSTMLTANLLANAIVAAVFLTMLHSLGGAGTFTVFGALAVAAFGFVYRYAPETKGRQLEEIRHFWENGGRWEEPCP
- a CDS encoding succinate dehydrogenase iron-sulfur subunit, which translates into the protein MSVEAPDAPEALPGEPPLPPIPDGAVMVTLKIARFNPDDPDAFAETGGWQSFRVPCLPSDRLLNLLIYIKGYLDGTLTFRRSCAHGVCGSDAMRINGVNRLACKVLMRDLLPTQKNGKGPGKALTITVEPIRGLPVEKDLVVDMEPFFDAYRAIKPYLITTGNPPTRERIQSPTDRARYDDTTKCILCACCTTSCPVFWSEGTYFGPAAIVNAHRFIFDSRDEAAGERLDILNEVDGVWRCRTTFNCTESCPRGIQVTKAIQEVKRALMFSR